AACACAGCTGACAAAAGCTAATTTAACCTGGCTTGTTTATGTTTTCAATCAGTTTCTAACATATTTATAAACCAAAGTCGCCCCTAGGGTTGACCGCTTAAAATGAGTATAATGATGTATTATTAACTTGTAAATATGAATTTGTTATGTTGAAAGCATAGCTGTTATGCCAGGCACCACTCACCCAGTAAGCGCCAAAATTTGATTTTACGTCCCTACGTAATGACGTCACAGCAAGTAAAGCTTGACAAGCGCACTAGATGGCACCAAAGTGCTTTATCTCGGGGTTCACAAATGGAGCAGGCCCagtgtagtaggctacatacgaGTAGACATCCTAAAACAAGTTACAAAAACGGACATGTCGTTTTTCCCAAGTAAAGTAactctttttattattattcaaaaGCCTTAAGGCTGCTTGTTGTAAAACTCAAAGATGGCAAAACAGTTTGTATGTATAGTGATTTTTTAAGGCACAGGTAGGGGTAACAGGATGTGGGTTTGGTTATGGGTAATTAGTGCATGGCATACCTAGAATACAGCATGGCAAAATCTGTcattttgacacacacacgaaaagaAATCAAACAATACTGCTCAAAAAAAATGAGCATAATCCTTTTCCTTTACACACTATTTAAAACTGGAAATTCAGTAAACTCTAAATCTTAATTTAACATCCTGTACACAGATCCATACTATATACAGCACTTCCCCATCCTGAAACTGTCACATTATTCAGACAATATTGCACCATGTCTATTCCGAACATAATTGGAAGCACACAACAATTAAATAAAGGATACACATAACACTGCATGACCAAAAATGTATGTAACAAATAAACATATGTTATATATGCTACTTTCAACAACTTTTGTGGCTCTGCCTGTCCCTTTGGTGTGAAGTGTTAACAGCATTTGTTGAAATCTGAGAAATCCCATAAGTTTGCACGTGACATTTTAGCATCGCTCCTTTTAAGGACGCATTAATATAACAGTACCGCAATCAATAGAAAGACCTGCACATTCTAACCAGTAACATTTATGCTTATTATGTGCATGTACATAAAAACAGACAAGGCAGTAGATATGCTGTGACACATCTAAATCTTCCGGTATGCTTTTCACAACAGTGAGCATATTGGGAACTCTGCTACTACACTTCATCTCCTCTACAGCTGTCTGTGTTGAAgtgaggaacagacagacaaaaaaaattTATGACATGAAAATGATGTGCCCTTCAAAGATTTCACTATACTGAAGTGGAGAGTTGTGTTTTCCTGTGGATGTCGGCAGGTTCAGACAGCATGTTGTGTATCATGATCAGGAAGGTCTGATCATGTCTCCTTTCCTATACTTGGGCAGGTTTGCAGGTGCCGTCTTCTGTGAGATTGTACCTACAAGAAGTCAATGATGAGTGATCCTGAAACATCAACATATAGTGAACTATATTTGTCTATGCCATATTTCATATATTATGTAATGTCTCATATTCGGACTCAAAAGCTTTAATATTGACGTGAAAATGTACGAGAAAATGTATGTATCCGAAAGAGCTGACAATATTCATTTGGATTTACCATTGGGTCCATCCTTTAGCTATGTCATCACTGCTCAAATCCACCagtgcctgtaaatgaacatgtAAACAATTAAACTACAAATTCCTCAATCAAAACCTCATttcttaaaaacaaacaaaaaacaagcatCTATCTACTCAATGCCTGATCCACCATGTCAAAATGATCCTTTCAGGTTTAGCATAAAAGTACACTTGAAGGTTCAATTTGTGATTAGTCGTTTAGTAATTtcatcttatccagagcgacttacagtaagtacagggacattcccccaaggcaagtagggtgaagtgccttgcccaaggacaccacgtcattggcctgtcggggaatcgaaccggcaaccttctgattactagcccgattccctaaccgctcagccacctgactcccttaagaTAAGATAGCACATGCTGGTACCTTCCCAAGGAGTCCTTTGTGTTTGGACAGAATGCTTCCTCCATTCTTCACAGTTACATCTAGAGTTCTCCTGTGAAGCTCCACCATAGACACACTGAACtcaaacctgcacacacacacacacacacatcacttggTTCACCCCGCTCCATTTGAGAGAACTAATTGAGCTATTCAATTTCATCCGATCTGTAATGCAAAACCGGACCTTGTGTCCCCAACTGCAGAAAGTGAAGTGTCAAGTAACCTGATGGTCCAGTGGCTGTGTCTGACGGAGGGATGGGACTCACGTTTGATCGTATACTGGGTTCAGGGTCTTCTTCATAGTGCTGGTCTTCCTGCGGCCAGTCCTGCTCTTGTCGGGCAGCAGGTAAACGCGGATAAAGGGGTCCGACCCATCCTTGGTGAATGCTATCAGGTTCCTGAGGGCATCAAGAAGTCAGTCATATCACTAATTATGACCAtattccttgagggtttaggttgggtTTTGGTGCAGTTCTATTCTacgggcgtatgtgaagccctctgtgacattgcttgtaaaaaggtctGTACAAATAACATTTAATTTGATATCGTAGCTGTGGTTTTCTATGGAGGAATATGATTTGTGAAGAAAATAAGATACGTGGTGTGAAGTGTTGCCATCATTCCGGCCCTCTTGTTCTTATCCCAGTGATAAACACATAGTATTCTACACCCATTCTGTCACTCTGGCAACTCACCGACAAGCGTGCACCACCACGATGAGCTTGTTCCTCTGGGAGCTGTGACGCACGGTCAGCTGGACTTCCCCCAGAGGGTACTGCCGAGGCCCGGAACCACTGTAGACACAGCACAGGCTTATTTTGTTTGTTATTGTGTCAGTTTGTTAGTGAGCGAGTTCAAATGCACGTGGGTTTGTAAGAGCGTTACGTGTATTCCCGTGGCTGTGTGcgtgcacaggtgtgtgtgtgtgtgcacttactTCTGCAGCTGACGTAGCCTCTGCTGCAGCTCCTGGGTGTGGAAGGGAAGGGAGATGTCTGAGGCCAGGCTGGCATTGGACTCCTTGTGGGCCAGGTGCTTCTGGGAGCTGGAGATGCATGTGCCCAGGTCAGAGCTGCTCCGGAGGGGGCTGGCCGAGTaaggctctccctccctccgatgAGGGTGTAGAGTGTGGGTGGAGGCCTCCATCGGGATCGGAGGGGTCGGGGTCAGGGGGGACTCAGAGACggagggtctgggggtgggACCTGGGCCTGGGACTGGGAGGTTGGCGGCCGAGCTGGCTTTCCTGACCTGGACGGAGGACGGTTGGCCGGATGCACTCTGCTTCTCCAGGCACAGgatctacacaaacacagcgGGGGCAGGACCTTAGGATGAGGAATTTTACTGTACATAGTATTTGTATTCAACGAAACTAGGTTCGGCTATAACTGGGCCTACTGCCAATGCAGTTGATCAAGAAATGCAACTACAGTGGgaataatgtaaaatgtacagtGTACATAGAAATCATGTGTGCCGAGTACTTGATCAAGATAAGTGTGGTAGGAAAACCAGTGAAGCTGGCTTTTCCGCCAGTTTGCCGCCCACTGCCATCAGACAGTGTCAGGCTGTGTGCATACAGCCTGTGTTTGACTGCAGAGCCACAGGGGCGCAGTGCATGTTTACCCGCAGTGCCATCTTGAGTTTGATGGTGGAGCTGGGCCCAGAGTTCTTGAGGGAGAAGCCCTGAGTCAGCGTCATGTCCTCCATTGCCAGCAGGCCGCTCAGAGGCACCGTCAGGTTACCCAGGGTGCACTTGTGCCTGTCATCCTTCACCTGGGAGCAATCAACCGGGCCGACAGACAGCTAAGTTAGATTTACTACACAGTATACCTGTTTCATGTCCGACTTTAGATTGATTATTTTTCATTAGATTTTATATAATAGGGGTTGGAGTTCACTGGTAATAGGTTTTTAATGTGAAGATGTGCAGTTCTACCTCCACTTCCAGTTCCTGTCTCCTGGGGTTGTGGACCAGGAACGAGAAGGCCTCCTCCCACAGAGGCTCGCTGGTCTTGTAACGGATCTGAGGAGGCAACACAACAGCAGTACTGAATCACCGCAACATGAGATGCACGACAACAACACCCaagggacagaggaaaaaaAACCGAAACAAACTTGAGGTTAACTCACAGCCACAGTGGGCCTTTGCCCTAAGAATAAAAGGTTGGAAACACTTTTATCTCGTCATACAGAGAAGTGTGTTGACAAGCTGTGGAGTCTCACATACCTTACTGCTCAGGCTTTTGTGTCCGACTGTAAACTTAACCAAGGGACTGGGGTCACTGCTGCCCTTCTTCCCCGTCTGCACGAGGACCAGGACAAGAGAGGTGACTTAGTCAAATAGACAAGAAGCGTTGTTACTCGTCACGTCATTCTAGGAGAAGCACACCGTTTACCGTGAAACTTGTTTTCGCGTGCGTCCCAGATAAGGTGATTGTTTAGGCAGGGCAACCCGACACTGTAGCTTTCAAGGAAacagcccagccccagcttaGACTTCTAGGAATTCTAATTGTGCTTATTGTGTTCTCAGGTTCACACAAAAAGCCACGCTCCCTTATGAACAATATACATGAATGCATCAAAGGTTGCCAGGTTACTAGTGCCCACAATGCTCTGGGGAGACATGTAATATCTAATAGGCTACATGTGCACAATGAGAAACATGATAACTGTACAACACAAACCAAACAAAGTACAGCATCACATGCCAGAACTGAGTTTTAAAAGGAACACGAAAGCACAAATGGGACAGGTTAAAAATGGTTCTCcattatgggtgtgtgtttgtatgtgtgtgtgagtgtgtgtgtgcaagacacAAAATGCATTGAAAGGTATTTGAATGGAAACACACATAGATACTACGTGTGAATCATGCGGGTGAGGTTCTGATTTCTCTCCCcgacccctccttctctctcgtaTCTCTCTTTCAAGTACGACTTGAAAATCCACTTGAACTTCATCAAGGTGTACCCCAATTAAACGTGTGTCTTGCTAACAACAAAGCAAGTTCCAACAGGATGAAACATGAGAATTCAGGAAGCATCGGAAgcatgaaaataaaataaaaaataaaaaagacaatTAAGTCAGGCACATACTTTACCAAGGCATAACTGAAGAGTCTCATTACAATATCATCATCCGTTGCCATGCATGTGACGAATCAGTGCTCGTTTAACGGACACGTAATTATTTTGGTTCTATTCACCATGGTGTTCACAAGACTCTGGATGGCAcaaacagagaacacacacacacacacaagcggcaTCTGCGTGATGTGTGCATGCGAGCCCGCTCTCTCTTACTTTACCTTCTTAAAGACTGAGGCTTGCTTCAACCCTTCATAGTTGAAGTCTAACAGGTTGGTCTTTTAgccaaagggagagggggagagaaccaCACCCGGAGTTAGTAGAATGAGGATGACTGAGTATGGTTAAACTGTATTAGAAGGTGATTGGTTGAGAACAACCCAGGGAGGATGAGAAAAGGTCTACAAACAGATGTGTGGAAAAATAGATAAAGAAAAGAACTGTCAGAAGAATACATTTTGGACAGATCTGGGATTCACCCCAGAAAATGGTTGTGGGAGACTTTGTGGAGCTAGTCGACTGTTCTCAACATGCCTAGGATCTGCTCTAAAGTGACTGACAAATATGTGGAAAGATACTCAAGCTGAAGAAATACATGCCTGCCAGCTACTTTCTACTTGCTACTGCAAATCTGACAGATCGATAGATGGACACCTTTCAACACACCCCTCAATATGATGTACCTCAAAGCAAACCATCGACTGTTTCTATATACCTGACTGATTTACTGCACTGCTGGCTCTCCATAATGATTCTTTTTTTCCGATATCTTCCCTCACACGTACAGCATATATTTTTTTCCATTGATTATTTTATTAATCAATGGTTTTTTAGAATCAAAGTATTATTAGGAATTACACCATGCAGCAAAGTCACTTGACATTCTTTATGGTTGAAGACTGCAGGACCTCTGTTATCCGTTTCCACTCCACAACACACAATGCTAGCATTAGCGCTAACGCTAGCGCTAACGCCAGGATGCAGAGTACCGGAGAACTCACGAATAATGTTCTATACACTGGTGTACTGTTCTCACAAAAGACTAGGCCggaagccctcctctctcttaagTTTCCACAGCCCAGACTCCCTGTGAAGACGCTCTTTATGGTGCAGGaacggagagagaagaaggaagggGGGAAATGGAATAAGGGCTTGGAAAATGCTCTAGAGATACTCTGCTACAGTACGCTTGCTAATGGTTGGTGATGTCCTCTCCCTTGGCTGAGTTCGGGGGGGTCAGACAGATGTTTTCCTGCTCATGCGAGCTCACCTTGGGGAGAGACTCTAGGTCCTAAGCATACCAGAAATCTTCTACTGCTGcccacagtttttttttgtcgtTAAAAGATCTACCTCTAGGCCTGGATCAGACTTGTTGGTCAAAAGACATTGTTGAGGGTGAAAACGTTGCATAGTTGGGTGAAGGACAGGAGTAGAGAGAAGGAAACATGGATTCCTGACAAACACATAACAGATAAAGTGACTGAGGTCTTCAGGTCACCACTATGCATATGAACAACTCAGAAGAGGAAGACTGCAGCATATTATACAAACACCAGTGCAAGAAAAGCTCTGCAGCCATTATATTTACAAAAGAGAACAATCGTCAAACAAGTGCACTTGTATCCACGTACCGGTAGGTTCTTGGCTGAGTCTAGATACACCACCAGCAGAGCAGACGAAAGCCCCTCATTGGTGAGGCTCCTATCTGCACGCACGCTATTCAACACCTGATTGGACAGAGGAGACCAGGAAGCCGACACGCATCATGACAGACAGAATAACAAAGTGTCCGCTAAGTAAATACATAATTAAAGGGATACCAAGAGAAGCAGGGGCCAACACCATACCTGGTCCATCTTCTCaggagtggagagaagagagagccacTCCAGTTTCAAGTGGAGCTTCCCCGTAGAGATTTCTTCAAGATGAAACCACTGAAAATGTATTAACGAATGAATTCCAACAAGGTTGTTAAGTCTTCTGCGTCAAATCAAAGCAAAAAGGTTGATCAAGTATTTCATTACTTTTGAAGACGTGTATTGACGAGGGTACATTTATATGATACATTAACATTGTCAATGAATCTGACAACCACCCCGCCAAAAAAACACGCGAGAAGCGTTTTTACCTCGTCCACCTTCTGCTCTTTGTGAAGCTCCGTCAGATCAATCATGAGGCTGCGATTTAAAATGCAGACAAAGATTTAAACACGAGTcagcagggggagagaaaacATAGATTGATCTCAACTGAGGTCTATATATATCTTTCGGCAGTGCGTTCGCACAGTCGGTCTGGACCTGCTTCGGTACGCCATCCCTCTTGCCCCTGGGAAGAACGCCCATGCTGAGCTCGGATAATTGCAGTCACTCATTCATCAACGGGGTTCGTTATCTACGGTTGGCTAAAGAGCATCCATTATCTGGACGCGGTCAGGTGTCTTTGCACAGGAGTTTTCGGAACAATCTAGTTCATCCGCGTACTGGATGTCAGCAGCGCTCAGGTCATTACAGGAATGTCTGGTATTGAATGTGAACAGGCAGGTGTAATAAAGCAGCAGCGAGCAGCGTGGGCTCATGATGAAGCTCAGTCTGTGAAATGAACCCGTCTGATCTGATGATCATACCTGCCCAGGAAATCGTCCTTGTCTGGGTCTTCATCAAACAGCTCGATCTCCAGGTGCTGGCCCGAGTGCTCGTACACCAAGGCCTAATGACCACAACAACACAGTGTCAACTCAGAACAAGTCGACAGCACATCTCGAAATGCTATTCATATCGCATGCTGTTTGTGCCTagacacgccaacacacacacaatccctccaTTCGATTTACACAGTTTCCTGTGAGGAATGATATTGATTGAAGCCAGATTAGagtaagaaaaggaaaaaaactcAAGGGTTGAACGGTAAGTGTATTTAAACGGTAAGTGTAAGGGCATCGACACGTGCGGAGACAGCGTCGGCATGTCTGAGGAGCGAGTGAGTTGCgcctgttttccattcatcacctCGTACACTTCGTTCCATTTGGGGTGGAGGCACTCCTTGATGGTCTTGCTCTGGAAGAGCTGGTTGCCTATCTGGATGATGCCGTAGGGGTCGGACTTGCCCTTGATCAGCCCCCCCAGGAACTTATCCTTCCCCTCCAGGTCCTGGGCCTCCAGGAAGTGGATGCGCAGGACtccctggacagacacacacatacacgcacagcaAAACATCCAttaaacacatacaaaacatccattaaacacatacaaaacatccattaaacacatacaaaacatacattaaacacatacaaaacatccattaaacacatacaaaacatacatcaaacacatacaaaacatactttaaacacatacaaaacatccattaaacacatacaaaacgtacattaaacacatacaaaaaagaaaatatgcgcgcacacacaaagagggaCCACTTGAGGGCAGGGAGAGTTTTAATTATAGAAGCCTGTGACACTTCCAGGCCAAGCTAGGAAGAGGAGATAAGAGCTGACATTAGCTGTGGAACATAGCAAGGCTTTGCTCGCAGCTGTGTGAAACATGACCGCTAGTCATCAAGACAGAGTCGACGATCTCTGCTTAACAAAAGTGAGTGAATCAAATGATACATGATATTGTGGGTCTTCTCACCGCTACTAGCTACATAgtttatttgattattttagcattatTGTCGGTAGTTACTTTGGAGCGCTTTTGTTGCAGATGTTATGTGTAACAACTTttgcttttgttgttgttgacatgaATGCTAAATGAAGCGAAGGCTGAATGCTAACTGAATATTGCATGATGTTGTAGGTCAGAGACACTACCTTAGGCAGGGGGAAGCGCAGCTTAGCCAGCTCCACATCGCCCACCAGAGGGATGGTGATGCGGTTGGGTAACACCAGGTAGCTGGAGATGATGTCTTGAATTATACTGTCCGAGAAGCCACTGAAAAAAAGACGAGAGATAGATTAGATGGATTGAATGGATGGCGTAtaaatcatgttcacataatGTCATTTAAGCAAAAAGGAATATGTTATTTGGTTATTCTGAACGTTAGACAGAAGAGAACATTGGAATGGGTTCAAGCACGTTGTTGGAGTAAGCCAACAAAGCTCAAAATATCACTGTGATCCAGtaagaagtcaataatatacaACGACCTTCAGGTCCTTCCACAGGACAACAACAGAGACCTACAGGCCACAGTGAGGGAATCCAAATACAGATACATGTACTGGCAGTAACCTAGCAACGGGAGGTATTTACTAATGCTGACGGACGCAAAACGTCTTTTTAACTGGTCGTCAGTTCTCAAATACATGTCTTCAAATTGACACACAAGCACGCTGAACTGTGGCTGACAGCGCAGCATCACCTCAGGGTGCCTCTGCACCGTGTCTCATTATTTCCTTTCTGTCCAGCCTTAAGGAAGATACCGCAAGGCCGGTGTGCCCCTCATAGAGCAGATTTAAAGGGGCATTAGAGGGAACATGACTCTCCCCCCTTACAGCGTGATCGATCACGTGGAGGAGGTGCAcggtttgggggggtggggcgggggtcGGGGGGGTGCCGGAGCTGTAGCCGTGTGGCAACGGCCGTGGAAGATTCCGGCAGCTTCAGCTGTTATTGTTCCCTGCTGACCTTGCGGCGGCGGGTGACTCCGCCGTCCTCACCAGAAATAACATCAGACCGCCACAACACAcaggccacagacacacacgtgcgcgcGCACATTCAGTGGAGTTGCTGAGAAACGTCCGATGCGTAGCGGCCATGGGCTATCAgataaagaagaagagagagagagagacttcatGAGCCGTGGCATGGTTCTGGGGGGTGGGGACTATGACTGCACGGTGGGGTGGGCTAAGGGAGAAGGGGGCGGGACAGTGGGAGTGTCTTCAGACTCTGCTGTAGTATGCAGCTGACGCTGCCAGTCCCCTGCGCTCAGGGAGCTGGAGCATGTCTCCTAACGCCAGACAAGCCCATTCCCAAAACCAGCCCTGCAACACACCACTCCCACCACCCTCTGCACATGAGCAGGGGtcccatatcacacacacacacacacacatcaaattgAGTCATGGTCTACTGGCAGTTGAGATTGATTACACATTTCCAGATTCTTTTCTGAGGCTgggcgggcgtgtgtgtgtgtgtgtctgtctgtcctccaagAGATAGGATTTCATTTTTGATTTCAGGTGCTTCAACAGTGGGAAGTTTTTTCCCCACATTGTCCCCGCTAACAGTAAGTATTTGTTCTATAAGCTAATGAAAAACCAAAGTAGCTAAACAGCTGTGCTTTACAAAGCGATCTCTTTAATTCCAACTCGCCTGAAGAATTCCCCAAGTCCCCTGGTCATTAGCCAATTATGTCTCAATACTCAAGTATTCCAAACCCACTGAGAGCGGCCCGATTTAGCAACTACTGTACTTTCACTGAGACTAAAATAATGAGATTTTAAGAAAGAATGGGATGAAAACCGCAGTGTTTTGACTGAGCCGTGCCACTACCCTGACTGTGGCTTTGTAAAGCACTTGCAGCACTGTGTTAAGCATGAAGGCTTCATGAGGTGAAAGCAATACAGCTGGGAGGCCATATTCTCCTTGCAAGAATAAAACACTCACACGGGCaagtgcagaaacacacacaaacacaccctctcgacacacacatattgacacGTACAAAAAGAGATAAAATACTTACAAACTCAACATGCATAGCTACTCTGATCAGCCCTGCAGATAACTGTGCTAGTTCAGTGTGTTAGGAGTTGACTGACAAACCAGTTTCCCAAGACTTACTTTAGCCCAGGAATGTCAAGAATATTGGTCAAGCCAGTCCAGTTGATGTCCAAAATctacaaagaaaagagaaagaggaccgcagagaagacaaggagagagaaacagaaagagagagaacaattaGGAGTCAATCAAGACAAACATACTCGCAAACAGAACCATATTTCCCTGCAGTGCAGTAGCTGGTTATTGTTCTCATTTCTTTCAGTCACAGGTTCATTTAATTTCTCTGAGGGAAAACTAAGacatgagaggggagggtggaataTAACAGGCATCCTCTTAACTGGATAAAGCATTCAACTTTACCGATTTTTACGCCACACTTGATGTATCGTCAGAGTGGCACAGCTCTTGATTAATACAGATACTACTAAAACACAACACCAGGAACAGCCAATTGAGAGCCAAAAAGGCATACCGACACATATTCCTGCTACTAAACCAGTTCTACCACAAATCGTACTAATTGGAGGTTTAACAAAGACCACACAGTGAGGAGTGTCTGTTATTTAACCTCGATGGACAGGGCCGTTTTTTTCCTGACTCCTAGTGCAAAAGGGGACAGATACCCGTGAGGCCTCTTGGTGAGTCATCACCAGCTCAGTGAGCCAGCAAATCCTGCCGAGGGACTGCACAAACACCTGGCTTACGAAAACATTCACATCCCCAATCGCCTCGAGAAACAGCATGGCTGGTGTGGATAAAATGGGATCAATGGATGTGTACCTTTCTGTGGTTAGGCTCCTGACAATTGCGTGTTTGCAAAGGAGTCCTATAGAAAAGAGCATTTTTGTTCTAGGCCAGACTGATGCTGTTAACACTGCACTTGATGTAGGTAGATCACAAGCGCAGTCACGGGAAAGACATTCTACTCTGAGGCGGGAAAAAGGCATACAGCTGACAGCTCCACTTTAAAATCCTCTCAACACTCTGCGGCGCTTTCATTTGTCTCTAGACCCGAAGTATTGGTTTCACTGTGAGTATTAATTGCTATTCCTTTCCAACCCCATCtgtcatctctatctctctctccatgtctctgtgtctttctctctcccctgctagtTGTGTGCTCAGCAGAAGATATGCACTTGTGCAGCAGTGATggtttggaggaggggggggtgggggaggggggggtggcacTGCAGGGTTATCAAAGCTGCTTCACAGACAGCAGGCAGCACCTCTCCTCTGGGCCACGACACCTGCTAACAAACACCAAGCCCCAGCACAACTGGGTGGCAATGCCCCATGCTCCATGTGAAAGTGGAAAACAACAAATGAAGGTTTGATTGTTTTGAATTTCCCCCTTATATTCAGGCCAGTACAAATGCTGCATCAGCATTCTTTCATGTTCTGAATAACGCATGAGTAATCTCAGCAATGTCACATAAAGCATGTGTTTCCTATACTTTTAGCATCACCTTTATGACCATATCATATCATCCTGTGTATAACCACTGTATAACCACAGATTCAGCATTCTGTCCTGAATAATGTATTAGGTATCATTAACGGTAAGTGTTTAAAGTTATTACAACAAACAGTGCTGCAGTCGCACACACAACCTTTTATTTCCATATTTTACTTAGGTTTTGCATGAAACCCAACAAAGACTGGGGCTTAACCTATTATGGTCTGAGAATGTTTTCCTTTTATTTGGCACAGAAAATCAGTCCATTTATGGCGAGCACTCATACAAAGAAGACTGAAGCTTTGGTATGCAGTTGTGTTCACTGTAAGGCAGTCTGGTATATGCACTGTAGTCTTATACATATTTCTTTCTGCTTTCTTCCAGGTCATG
Above is a genomic segment from Osmerus mordax isolate fOsmMor3 chromosome 15, fOsmMor3.pri, whole genome shotgun sequence containing:
- the esyt2b gene encoding extended synaptotagmin-2 isoform X3; protein product: MSRDSMTAVRGAHSQNASSTGPKENGQNSPSPVPANPNFAQPSADLPDNSLGSTAGELTHTWIQFAKTFVLIFPIYVLGYLEFSFSWLLIGLVIFYWWRRNTGGKKNRLSRAYAFFEQEEKTLKQSLTTSDLPSWVHFPDVERVEWLNKTVRQMWPYICQFVEKLFKDTIEPAVKETNGHLGSFCFSKIDMGDKPLRVNGVKVYTENVDKRQIIMDLQISFVGNTEIDVEVKRYYCKAGIKSIQLHGVLRVVMEPLLGDMPLIGALSIFFLKKPILDINWTGLTNILDIPGLNGFSDSIIQDIISSYLVLPNRITIPLVGDVELAKLRFPLPKGVLRIHFLEAQDLEGKDKFLGGLIKGKSDPYGIIQIGNQLFQSKTIKECLHPKWNEVYEALVYEHSGQHLEIELFDEDPDKDDFLGSLMIDLTELHKEQKVDEWFHLEEISTGKLHLKLEWLSLLSTPEKMDQVLNSVRADRSLTNEGLSSALLVVYLDSAKNLPTGKKGSSDPSPLVKFTVGHKSLSSKIRYKTSEPLWEEAFSFLVHNPRRQELEVEVKDDRHKCTLGNLTVPLSGLLAMEDMTLTQGFSLKNSGPSSTIKLKMALRILCLEKQSASGQPSSVQVRKASSAANLPVPGPGPTPRPSVSESPLTPTPPIPMEASTHTLHPHRREGEPYSASPLRSSSDLGTCISSSQKHLAHKESNASLASDISLPFHTQELQQRLRQLQNGSGPRQYPLGEVQLTVRHSSQRNKLIVVVHACRNLIAFTKDGSDPFIRVYLLPDKSRTGRRKTSTMKKTLNPVYDQTFEFSVSMVELHRRTLDVTVKNGGSILSKHKGLLGKALVDLSSDDIAKGWTQWYNLTEDGTCKPAQV
- the esyt2b gene encoding extended synaptotagmin-2-A isoform X2, whose amino-acid sequence is MSRDSMTAVRGAHSQNASSTGPKENGQNSPSPVPANPNFAQPSADLPDNSLGSTAGELTHTWIQFAKTFVLIFPIYVLGYLEFSFSWLLIGLVIFYWWRRNTGGKKNRLSRAYAFFEQEEKTLKQSLTTSDLPSWVHFPDVERVEWLNKTVRQMWPYICQFVEKLFKDTIEPAVKETNGHLGSFCFSKIDMGDKPLRVNGVKVYTENVDKRQIIMDLQISFVGNTEIDVEVKRYYCKAGIKSIQLHGVLRVVMEPLLGDMPLIGALSIFFLKKPILDINWTGLTNILDIPGLNGFSDSIIQDIISSYLVLPNRITIPLVGDVELAKLRFPLPKGVLRIHFLEAQDLEGKDKFLGGLIKGKSDPYGIIQIGNQLFQSKTIKECLHPKWNEVYEALVYEHSGQHLEIELFDEDPDKDDFLGSLMIDLTELHKEQKVDEWFHLEEISTGKLHLKLEWLSLLSTPEKMDQVLNSVRADRSLTNEGLSSALLVVYLDSAKNLPTNLLDFNYEGLKQASVFKKTGKKGSSDPSPLVKFTVGHKSLSSKIRYKTSEPLWEEAFSFLVHNPRRQELEVEVKDDRHKCTLGNLTVPLSGLLAMEDMTLTQGFSLKNSGPSSTIKLKMALRILCLEKQSASGQPSSVQVRKASSAANLPVPGPGPTPRPSVSESPLTPTPPIPMEASTHTLHPHRREGEPYSASPLRSSSDLGTCISSSQKHLAHKESNASLASDISLPFHTQELQQRLRQLQNGSGPRQYPLGEVQLTVRHSSQRNKLIVVVHACRNLIAFTKDGSDPFIRVYLLPDKSRTGRRKTSTMKKTLNPVYDQTFEFSVSMVELHRRTLDVTVKNGGSILSKHKGLLGKALVDLSSDDIAKGWTQWYNLTEDGTCKPAQV
- the esyt2b gene encoding extended synaptotagmin-2 isoform X1, with protein sequence MSRDSMTAVRGAHSQNASSTGPKENGQNSPSPVPANPNFAQPSADLPDNSLGSTAGELTHTWIQFAKTFVLIFPIYVLGYLEFSFSWLLIGLVIFYWWRRNTGGKKNRLSRAYAFFEQEEKTLKQSLTTSDLPSWVHFPDVERVEWLNKTVRQMWPYICQFVEKLFKDTIEPAVKETNGHLGSFCFSKIDMGDKPLRVNGVKVYTENVDKRQIIMDLQISFVGNTEIDVEVKRYYCKAGIKSIQLHGVLRVVMEPLLGDMPLIGALSIFFLKKPILDINWTGLTNILDIPGLNGFSDSIIQDIISSYLVLPNRITIPLVGDVELAKLRFPLPKGVLRIHFLEAQDLEGKDKFLGGLIKGKSDPYGIIQIGNQLFQSKTIKECLHPKWNEVYEALVYEHSGQHLEIELFDEDPDKDDFLGSLMIDLTELHKEQKVDEWFHLEEISTGKLHLKLEWLSLLSTPEKMDQVLNSVRADRSLTNEGLSSALLVVYLDSAKNLPSVFTGSLGCGNLRERRASGLVFCENSTPVYRTLFTGKKGSSDPSPLVKFTVGHKSLSSKIRYKTSEPLWEEAFSFLVHNPRRQELEVEVKDDRHKCTLGNLTVPLSGLLAMEDMTLTQGFSLKNSGPSSTIKLKMALRILCLEKQSASGQPSSVQVRKASSAANLPVPGPGPTPRPSVSESPLTPTPPIPMEASTHTLHPHRREGEPYSASPLRSSSDLGTCISSSQKHLAHKESNASLASDISLPFHTQELQQRLRQLQNGSGPRQYPLGEVQLTVRHSSQRNKLIVVVHACRNLIAFTKDGSDPFIRVYLLPDKSRTGRRKTSTMKKTLNPVYDQTFEFSVSMVELHRRTLDVTVKNGGSILSKHKGLLGKALVDLSSDDIAKGWTQWYNLTEDGTCKPAQV